In Oreochromis niloticus isolate F11D_XX linkage group LG18, O_niloticus_UMD_NMBU, whole genome shotgun sequence, one genomic interval encodes:
- the LOC100701124 gene encoding zinc finger and SCAN domain-containing protein 21 isoform X2 yields MYPVSPQITGQLMKYVMRATFIDLAQQHIGVQTEFFTDQQVCDQERNSSRGQEDPKAPQIKVEEKEVCINQEGGQFALKQENDAVMMAPTCEESEPQPESDRPLSNSSDICTFVNSTSKETLEVTNKSADNEVELNHLDSTWNPVVKLYRIDFPQQHVCDHKEVPTDQQVLNQDRNFSPDQEDPEPPQITGEQVAVGLSHQGEQLVQNEETDAVTVQPCLGPPAHEQPNTAPVKVSADSDLALKTKTFTGEKLYLCNTCGKTLKTVSSFKRHNASHTGEKPYTRHSCGRKSRGLRSLKRHVKTQLIRSTSVTPVGKGTNRK; encoded by the exons ATGTATCCTGTTTCACCTCAAATCACTGGGCAGTTGATGAAGTACGTCATGCGTGCCACTTTTATAG ATCTTGCACAGCAGCACATCGGTGTTCAGACTGAGTTTTTCACAGACCAGCAGGTCTGTGACCAGGAGAGGAACTCCAGTAGGGGCCAGGAGGACCCGAAGGCTCCACAGATTAAAGTGGAAGAAAAGGAAGTCTGCATCAATCAGGAAGGAGGGCAGTTTGCACTGAAGCAGGAGAATGATGCCGTTATGATGGCACCAACTTGTGAAGAAAGTGAACCACAACCAGAAAGTGACCGGCCCCTCTCTAACAGTTCTGATATTTGCACGTTTGTTAATTCCACATCCAAAGAAACATTAGAAGTTACTAATAAGAGCGCTGACAATGAGGTAGAACTCAACCATCTGGACAGCACCTGGAACCCCGTGGTGAAGCTCTACAGGATAG ATTTTCCACAGCAGCATGTCTGTGATCACAAGGAGGTTCCTACAGACCAGCAGGTCTTAAACCAGGATCGGAACTTCAGCCCAGACCAGGAGGACCCAGAGCCTCCGCAGATTACAGGGGAGCAGGTAGCAGTCGGCCTCAGTCACCAGGGAGAGCAACTCGTACAGAACGAGGAGACTGACGCTGTTACAGTTCAGCCATGTTTGGGTCCTCCTGCCCATGAGCAGCCTAACACAGCCCCTGTTAAAGTCAGCGCAGATTCTGATTTGGCTCTGAAAACCAAAACCTTCACAGGTGAGAAGCTGTATCTCTGCAACACCTgtggaaaaacactgaaaaccgtGTCCTCATTTAAAAGGCATAACGCCAGTCACACAGGGGAGAAGCCgtacactcgtcacagctgtgGGAGAAAATCTAGAGGCTTGAGGTCTTTAAAAAGGCACGTGAAGACACAGCTGATCAGAAGCACGTCTGTAACACCTGTGGGAAAAGGtacaaacaggaaataa
- the LOC100701124 gene encoding zinc finger and SCAN domain-containing protein 21 isoform X1 yields MASIQHLREFIRDRLTAAAEDIFSEFEKTIVQYEEKIERQRRLQDITWNPAVKLQRTDLAQQHIGVQTEFFTDQQVCDQERNSSRGQEDPKAPQIKVEEKEVCINQEGGQFALKQENDAVMMAPTCEESEPQPESDRPLSNSSDICTFVNSTSKETLEVTNKSADNEVELNHLDSTWNPVVKLYRIDFPQQHVCDHKEVPTDQQVLNQDRNFSPDQEDPEPPQITGEQVAVGLSHQGEQLVQNEETDAVTVQPCLGPPAHEQPNTAPVKVSADSDLALKTKTFTGEKLYLCNTCGKTLKTVSSFKRHNASHTGEKPYTRHSCGRKSRGLRSLKRHVKTQLIRSTSVTPVGKGTNRK; encoded by the exons ATGGCTTCAATTCAACATCTGAGAGAGTTTATCAGGGACAGACTAACGGCTGCTGCTGAAGACATCTTCTCAGAGTTTGAAAAAACCATCGTCCAGTACGAGGAGAAGATCGAGCGTCAGCGCAGACTGCAGGACATCACCTGGAACCCGGCGGTAAAGCTCCAGCGGACAG ATCTTGCACAGCAGCACATCGGTGTTCAGACTGAGTTTTTCACAGACCAGCAGGTCTGTGACCAGGAGAGGAACTCCAGTAGGGGCCAGGAGGACCCGAAGGCTCCACAGATTAAAGTGGAAGAAAAGGAAGTCTGCATCAATCAGGAAGGAGGGCAGTTTGCACTGAAGCAGGAGAATGATGCCGTTATGATGGCACCAACTTGTGAAGAAAGTGAACCACAACCAGAAAGTGACCGGCCCCTCTCTAACAGTTCTGATATTTGCACGTTTGTTAATTCCACATCCAAAGAAACATTAGAAGTTACTAATAAGAGCGCTGACAATGAGGTAGAACTCAACCATCTGGACAGCACCTGGAACCCCGTGGTGAAGCTCTACAGGATAG ATTTTCCACAGCAGCATGTCTGTGATCACAAGGAGGTTCCTACAGACCAGCAGGTCTTAAACCAGGATCGGAACTTCAGCCCAGACCAGGAGGACCCAGAGCCTCCGCAGATTACAGGGGAGCAGGTAGCAGTCGGCCTCAGTCACCAGGGAGAGCAACTCGTACAGAACGAGGAGACTGACGCTGTTACAGTTCAGCCATGTTTGGGTCCTCCTGCCCATGAGCAGCCTAACACAGCCCCTGTTAAAGTCAGCGCAGATTCTGATTTGGCTCTGAAAACCAAAACCTTCACAGGTGAGAAGCTGTATCTCTGCAACACCTgtggaaaaacactgaaaaccgtGTCCTCATTTAAAAGGCATAACGCCAGTCACACAGGGGAGAAGCCgtacactcgtcacagctgtgGGAGAAAATCTAGAGGCTTGAGGTCTTTAAAAAGGCACGTGAAGACACAGCTGATCAGAAGCACGTCTGTAACACCTGTGGGAAAAGGtacaaacaggaaataa